Sequence from the Acidimicrobiales bacterium genome:
TTAATTGGATTATTTACATCCAATAATCCTGTAAGTTGCTGGCTTACTAACACGCAATCATCTATGTTTATACCTTCATAATTATCTATATAAATTCTTAAGAATGAGGCGCTGCCATTATTAGATAATTCTATACCAAGTAATTCAAAACCCATTGCAGTAATTTCCGGGTCTAATAAATCGTGTAATTTTTGATTCTGTATATACATCTTTCAAAAACAAAAAATGGGCTCAAGGCCCACTTTATAAACAGCATTAGATAAAACGCCGACAAGTATAACTAGTTAATATTCGCTATGCCAACATTTAGATTAAAAAAATTACTTAATATATTCCGATTGAAGCCTAATTATCGCTTTGTAAATTAATTGTTATAAAAATGGTAGCGGGGGCAGGATTTGAACCTGCGACCTTCGGGTTATGAG
This genomic interval carries:
- a CDS encoding ribosome maturation factor RimP, with product MYIQNQKLHDLLDPEITAMGFELLGIELSNNGSASFLRIYIDNYEGINIDDCVLVSQQLTGLLDVNNPI